The sequence ATATCTCACTCTTTCCAATTTCGTATGGTTCGAGCAAAAGATTGTTAAAATGAGCCTACAACATACTCTAATTAACACTTAAAATTGTAAGTGAAGTTCAACACTTATTCAACCCTTTCTAAGAGTTTTTACGGGACTAAGCAATTAAACACATATGTCCATACAACTTTAATGACTCTATGGGTTTTTATCCTATGTctaagtacaaaaaaaaaaaaagttttttttttaatgaaaatatgtgTTCAACTTAACTTTTTCAAGTTTTAGTCACATACAAGATATGATAACTTAAGTGATCATTTTAAGCTAACAATGAAACTCAAACTCAATAAAACAACCGGATAAAAGTAGTGAGCCATGGTGGAACTTACTTTCTGTTTaggtatttatatatatttgaatctgttaggaaccaaggtagtatggaatgcctttgtcccacattggttagaatggAATGATTaatgtggtacttaagtggTTTGGTTGTCCCATCCCAAAAATAACACATtgaagatagtgttattaaagttctttaatgtcggttgccgaatccatttttttggtcaataagttaaaaatgacattatatgtctcgtgttgggtcaggaaatatccgtcattgttttatattaaaaaattttaccTGGCAAGCCCATTAATATTTATCTttcacctatgaatttatccacaaacaagaattaatatttctaatccattacatatactcatcaaaatatgaaataaacacactaatcaCCAACATTTGCATAACAataccagactttcatagaatacttacaccaagccatcatttctctcattcacaaatatcaattagtactagTTCCATGAATACTTAACACCAAATACCCCATGAACaccaaaaaatattatatattaatcttccaataataaacagatcatggttagataaaataattattgtatgCAGCCTCAAATATACCAATtgtgtcatcaacatcaacatcatcctcatcctcatcaacttcgtctctttcactagtagacacattttcattgtttctcttaaTCAGTAATGATTTACCGTGAAAAATCAATGtctgataactttgatctataccattaaaaaacAAGTGATATCTTATTTTGTTCACATTTAGAGTCTTTGCATTCacacacttcaaacatggaTAACTTATGACATTCGGTATATTTGAATAttgtagaccatttttaataaCCATCTCGAACCCTAAACCATACTCAACtgacattctattcattttcatccatgccttatccatgattgtaaaatatgcaacttaatctaaaaaaaaaaaaaaaaaaaaaaaaaaaaaaaaaaaaaaaaaaaaaaaaaacaataacaaggaaaaatttaaaagcataaaattatgattgtaaaatatgcaacatcAACAAATTTAGATCAAATAGAACAAATAGACTTTTTAGAtaagcatcttataaatattaccttgtacttgttattaatgttgttatgtAGTCATTTTTGTGTTGGGTGCACCTTCTCcacttgtcaaccttcttaaaacatgtctaatgcaatcttcctatcttccttccaaatccctaagaatcaaaatttagccttacacatcaaacttgaacctaacaaatgaaaattttcactCAAAATCATTTCATTATTGCTCAAATGAGTTGGCTGAAAGATTCTAATTCAACTACTTTCCAAAAGAACCTTACtctgaaataatttaattcttatCTCAATTTAACATATGCAAACAATGAATCAACAATCCTAAAAAGAAAGTCTAAAAATTTATACTATCATGTAATGTTTACCCAATAATGGAGGGCTTGAGAATTTGCTGTCATGAACCTGCATATAAGAATCCAGAACCtttctaaagaagaaaaatacctTATTTTTTCACAGATTTATATATCATGATGGTATTTGTCAATAATTCACAAATTCAACAAACGGTCTCATGATATCTAAATATGCTATGCAAACATCCATCAAGGAAGAAAGACCTACATTAACCTTTTGGagttcagaaaaaaaaaatcaattactCTGTTGTAAGTTAAAATCAGTTCATGTTTAAATGAATACCTCTTAGAAGACTAAGGACCCgtgtaaatattataatatcaaCAGAGTATTTGATTTGTGGCAGAGACGAGCAATGGCAAACGGCAGAGACGACCCACTGGCAGAGACGACCCACGGTAGAGACGACCCACGGCTACAGATTTGAACACTGACGCGATGGAGACTGACGGTTGGAGACTGACGAACGGACGACAAACGTGATGGAGACTGACGGAGACCGACGGACGGACGGCGGACAACCACGGACGGACGAACGGAAACCCTGATTCGCATGACCAAGGAGAGATAGGGTTTGGgtaagagagaaatgaaaggGTTTGGGGTCGACGCGCGAGATCTGCTGAAATATAAAAAGgatttttttataaagtaagaaaaaaaaattagacctttaatgtcggtttaaaaccaacattaaagcccatcttcaatgtcagtttaaaaccgacattaaagatccgttttTTTTAAACCGGCATTATACATccaatttcactttttccaaccgatattaaagcccgAAATTTTTCTAGTGAAGGTGCTTAAGTACCCaacaatggtatcagagctgGTTGTCGACGTTTCGGAGTGGAACCGACGAAGGGTTCTGACTGGGTGTGGCTGAGTGAAATATTGTCAGAGTAACCGAGAAGTCGGCTTTCCAGGGATGGGGGTATTGTTAGGAATGGGATGAccaatgtggtacttaagtggCTTGGCTCTCCCATCCTAATCGCTAGCTTTTAGGGTGTGGTTCTCCAAGGTACTTAAGTACCTAACAGAATCCCAACGAGAAGCTTATCTCATgattattaaagaaataaagCAAAATAAGTAGAGAAAACTTGGAGGAGAAGAAATTGAACTATGAAGTAAAAGAGAATAAGTACACTAGCGCATAGATGAAAAGAAAGTACTAcaatttaaatgaataaaaacaACAATGAATACTAAGTATAAACCATAAGCTTGAGATGGAAAACAGTAAATGCATACACGAATGAAAAGTTGTAGAAATCTAGTTGTTTGGTTTTTTCTGTTTTCACTTCTCATTCTCTCTGATACACTGCTAGTTTCTTAAGTTGGGTCTGTGCTTGATGCTGttttttctgtctatttctgaAGCCCCACTATTGTTGCTGGCTggaatttgtttaattagacaaacatttgaattttcagTAGAAAGTACATAGTACacataaaaaacaaagaaatcaattgatgaaatattaaaaaaccaaacaCCAAACACCAAATGGTTATTGAATGGTGGAGCTCAAGAATCTGGGTTTCTTGATGAAATTGGTCTTTTACTGTTCATGGCCTATCTCACAATTCTTTGGTTCTAGGCCATCCTCAGTTCTGCTTTTAATGAAAAGTATACTGCTCTTATTGCTGTTATTTCGTTATTGTGGGTTTGAAAGTTAAGGGAAACTCTCCTTGGACTTCAAGTTTAGCATTTATATCTTTCAATTCTTTGTTTTCTTGTGAAGTATCCTTGGTATTGATTGTGCACGAATCTTTTTTTGGGGGGGATAAATTCTACTTGTTTGTTAAGAGACTGACTCTGTCTATTCCTTGAAGATTTATCACTTCATTTGTTGTTGGATTTTTTGTTCTTATTTCTAGGAACTTCATGTTACAGGAATAGTGTTCATCTTGGCTTTGCTGAACCATTTTTGCTAAAATGGGGGCTTTCTTTTCGTGTCCTTTGGCCAAATACATTGATGCGAAAAATGGGGTAGAATCGGATTCTATTACTGTGaaattcatcaattttggcGATGATGAAGTAAAAGCTCTTGAGCGATCCTGCAGTTCCAATAGTGGAGATTTGAAGCCTACAATAATCAAATCGTTGGAGAAGATGAGTTCAATGGAGACAACAGATATTCCTCTACGGGAGGAAGAGTTGGATGTTCTTGCTAATAGTCCAAAGAGCAAAGACATGGTGAATCAGTCTCCTACACCCCAGAGTCATGATGGGATCCGAACAATGACGGATCTCGTTCCAACGAATCTGGAGGACACAGCAGCAATTGAATTACAGAAAGTTTATAAAAGCTTCAGAACCAGGAGAAGGCTGGCTGATTGTGCAGTTCTTGCAGAGAAGAGTTGGTATGTATGCTGGCGTGTGTCATTGTTCTGAATCAAAATGAATCTTTCTTGAGCTTGTTCTCAGTGCCTTGTCTATGTTTCAGGTGGAAACTGTTGAATTTTGCTGATCTCAGGAGGAGTTCTATATCATTTTTCGACATCGAGAAACAAAAAACCGCCATTTCGCGGTGGTCTCGAGCAAGAACCAGAGCTGCTAGAGTAGCTTCACTATTTTTTACTACATATTGTCATGAACCTAACAAACATCTCAAAAGTACCTAAccatatgttttcaaaaacataaCAGGTTGGAAAGGGTTTGTCTAAAAATGACAAAGCTCAAATGCTGGCTTTACAACACTGGCTTGAGGCTGTTAAGTCTATTGGATTTGAGAAATATAAAGTGTTACATAGTACcagtttttgaattttaactCACTGTTATCaattgtaatttctttttctgttgCCAGATTGATCCACGACATCGTTATGGCCAGAACCTACAGTTTTATTATGATAAATGGCTTCATTCCCAGAGTGAACAACCCTTTTTCTATTGGTACATTCCTTGACCAAATTTTTTAAAGGTTCCAATACTAAAATTCAGGTTTTCTGGAAGCTAAAGGTTTAGAGTAAAACATGTTGGATACTAAGAAGCGTGGATATTGATTTAGATGAGAGTCAAGGCATGGATGGACACAATGGCACAACAACAATAAGTTTATTGGAATGTATATCAATTTTAATCCTAAAGAAAATTTGAGGTCAATAAGCTTAAAAAAACGAGGATGATATATTCCAGTCTCAaaccttattatttttttcggTCATATTTTACTATTTGTGCCCCTTCATTATACTTAGTTTTCTGTCCCTTTGTTATACTTAACTAATAACAATCGAGACCATTGAGAATTATAGAAccaagaaaaaggaagaagtgaTTTTTAAAATCGGGTTTCTCACCATGTTGACTGGGATTTCTTGGATAGGGTGATGGAAAAGAAAGGCTTTAGGTATAAATGGAGGATGTGGATGTGGGGATGCATTAGAAATGTGAATTATTTGGTCCTTATCAATGGATCTCCGAAGGGTTCAATAAAGGGGGTGGATGGAGGACCCTTTATCTCGTTTCCTATTCCTATTGGTTGTGGATGTCTTAAGTTGTATCATTTACAAGGGGGTGGAAGGAGGCATTCTTGATCCCTTTAAGGTTGGTTGGTTCTAAGGAGGTGGCTCTATCTCACTTTCAGTTTGCTAATGACACGATGTTCTTCTGCTCTAGCAAAGAGGACTCATTCTTTATCCTCAATCACATTCTAGGGTTCTTTGAGGGGATGTTGGGGCTTAAAATTAACATAAGTATCAGATATTGGGTATAAATTGCAAGAAGGAATAACTTAATAGATGCACTAGATTGGTTGGTTGTGATGTTGGCTCCTTTCCTTCATCCTACCTCAGCCTCTTCTTTGGAGGGTAATTCGAGAGTTATCTTGTTTTGGGATTCCCCATAAAGAATATTAGGAAGAGATTAGCTTCATGAAAGAAAAGTTTCTTTTCCATAGCTGGGGATTGACGCTCATCAGATCGGTGTTGAGTGGAATCCCCATCTATTACTTTTCTCTCTTCAGTGTGTTTGTCTCAGTTTGCAAGAGCATTAAAAAGCTTATGAGAGGGAAGGGTGGAGGAAGGGAAAAGGCCTCATTTTGTTAGCTGGGATGTTGTGGGGAAACCTGCGAATCAAGAGAGGTTAGAGCTCGAAAATTTAAGATTGTGCAACAAAGCTCTATTACCTAAATGGCTTTAGCATTTTTCCTTTGAGCCTAAATCCTTGTGGTAGAAGATTATTGTGAGCAAGCACGGTCCAATCCCTGTGAGTGGGTGGCGAAAGGGGTTAAAGATACACACCAAAATCTGCGAAGAGATATTTCTTTTCATGTCCCTTCTTTTtcccattttgttttttgtgttGTGGGAGATAGTAAGGAAACGTATATTAGGGAGATCATTGAGTGGGGGATAGACCTTTCTCTTCTACATTTCTTTGATTATATCATTTGTCCTCCTTGAAAAATCGTCGGGTGTCGAATTTTTTGGTTTGGTTGAGGATTTTGGTTTCTTTCTCCTTTGGTTTTAGTTGGGCCTTTGTCCAATAGGAAACGACGGAGATGgcttctcttctttccttgatTGAGGGTTTTGACTCTAGGCTTCGGAGAAAGGATGCTCGTGTTTGTAGTCCTACCCCCACAGAGGACTTCTCTTGTATGTCTTTCCATAGGAATCTATTGGATCCCTCTCCTATTATTGAGTCGGTCTTTTGATGTTTTATGGAGGATTAAGATTCCAAAGAAAGTCAAATTATTTTCTTGGAAAGTTTTTCTTGGTCGCGTGAATACAACGGATAGGCTTTTGAGAAAGATGCCTTCGTTAATGGATCCTTTTTGTTGCATCCTTTATCGGAAGATAGAGGAAAACTTGGATCACCTTCTCTGAGAGTGTTAGTTTGCAAGATCAGCATGGAATGACTTCTTTCAAGAGTTTGATTTTTCTCTTGCTCATCAAAGGGATGTTTGTTTAATAATCAGAGAGTTCCTCCTCTATCTGCCTTCAAAGAGAAGTGTTGTTTTCTTTGGTTTGCAAGGGTGTGGGGTTTATCAACAGAGTATTTTGTGGGGTGGAGAGGGAGTTTGGTTTTTGGTGATGTTTCATGTATCTTTTTGGGCTTCGGTTTCAAatactttttgtaattatttccTAGGTAATATCTTATGTAGTTGGAAATCTTTCTCTAGGAAAGTTTTTTGGGCTTGGTTTTTTTGTATGctcttattttctttcattttttctcaatgaaagtagttatttatataatatatatatataatcacttAACTAACGAGCATTCAAATTTGGCTTGACAAGTATTGAACTTGCATTTGGACACACTTATATCAAGCTACAACAAGTATCTAACATATGTTCAACAAGTGTTGGCACATGTTGCGCATTGAGACAAATTAGTCAAACTAAAGTGTTTGTACTTTGGTAGGTTGGATATAGGAGAAGGGAAGGGAGTAGatcttgttgaagaatgtcCCAGAGTGAAACTTCAACAGCAATGCATTAAGTATTTGGGTCCAGTGAGCCTCTAAAACCTGCATTGAATTGTTATTTATTCTCTTAGTTCGTGTGTTATGGAATGTCAAATCATCCACATGCTTTTCTTTCAGTTGGAAAGAACAGCCTATGAAGTTGTTGTGGAGGATGGGAAGTTCATTTACAAGCAATCTGGGGAACTACTTCACACGATGAGAGTCGATAAGCACGAGAAGTGGATATTTGTTCTCAGCACCTCTAAAGCCTTGTATGTTGGAAAGAAAATGAAGGGTAAGTTTCACCATTCGAGTTTCTTGGCTGGAGGAGCCACACTGGCTGCTGGGAGATTGGCTCTTGAAAATGGCATCCTACAGGTACATGTCACAGAGCACGTATAATTTTCTTTCGTTCATTTCCCACTCGAATTTCTACTATTTGAATAGCTTGTGTCTTCAACCTTGAGTCCATTCATCGTTTAATGACAGTTTCTTGTCTTTTTAAACAGGCAGTTTGGCCTCATAGTGGTCATTACCGTCCCACGGAAGAAAACTTTCATGAATTTATCTCCTTCCTTGCGGAAAACAATGTTGATCTCACTCATGTGAAGGTTAGAATTGGAAAACTCAGATCTAtgatgttattttattgaaatcagAACATAGTTTACATGTTTCCTTGTAAATTAGATGAGTCCACACGATGAGGAAGAGAATGAACTACAAATGCAAAAGGGCAATCTTCATGTTCGAAAAGACTCATCAGAGGAGGATGGGATTCAACAATTGAGTGGTGATTCAGATGATGCCGTTCCAGAGATTGTTGCTGCAGAAACCATTGGTGGAAAATCAGATTTTTCAGAGCAAGAAACACCGTCAACCATCAAAACATTCAAGCCAAGTGGGTCGATGGATTTGAGTATAAAATTAACCAATCTTCACACAGCAGAAAATCTAGAAATGAGATCTGTAATATCTGCTTCGGAGTTGGATACCGAAGCTCGAGAGAAAAATGTGTTGGAAGAGGAAAATAGAAGTTGCGAGGTAGAGATCATTCCTGATGAATCAATACTGAAAAGAATAAACTCACATAAAGAAACAAAATCATATCAACTGGGAAGACAACTATCTTGCAAATGGACAACTGGTGCAGGGCCCCGAATAGGGTGTGTTCGTGACTATCCAGTTGAACTTCAGCACCGAGCATTGGAGAAGGTGAGCTTGTAGCCAAGAAAGGCGACTACTCCGTCCCAATTCCGATGCTCGAGTCCAGTTGCCAGTATCCAAGGCCCAAGGATGTTCAGTCAATTCATATGATTCACCAAAGCTCTACCACAATCTTCTTCACCTTTCTTCAAGGGAACATCAGCAGCAACATTGGTAATGAGGAAGTGTACATAAATCTTTGTACTAATGAGAATTGACGAGAAACATGAAGTAGACATGAAATTATGCTTAGAAGCAGATAGAGATACACATGTATATGGCTAGAATTGGCCACTGATTTTACAATATGTATTGTTTCTTTACATGGTATTACAATTTTGAGTTCCCCTTTTCTACCGTttctatattattattttttctatagGAAACAAACAAGTATATTCCGAACAAAAAAGAGGAACACGGCATGGGGTTGAGAGGACCCCACCTCAGAAGATTAATACAGAGCGCCTTCCAATTGTTAAAAATCGTCAAAAGGAGgaaattacaaaagaatttgATGTATTCGTACACCACCAGGAGGCCGTATGCTGAACAAAAGCCCAAAAAGAATCCAAAGAAGCTAAATTATCTTAAAAAGTTCgactatttctttctttccaaAGACACTATAAAAGAGATTGAGAGGCACAACGCCAAAAAACTTTTCCTCGTCCACTGAAAACagtgttatattattatttttattctctctATTAAATCCTAgagtggaaaagaaaaaagaatcatGATCACCAAAACAACTAACAAGTAACAACATTTCAACCAAGAAATGATGGAGACAATAAAGAGGGAGTGCTCAAGcaagtttttctttaatttctctaGATGAATGTTTGGTTTCTTTACCTAATGGAAAATTTATATAAACTTAGGTAAGATAGTTAGTAGTTAACACTTGTTGAGAAAAGTGTTTAGTCTGATTTCTactctttcatgtttttctctGAGAAAAATTCTCACCTTTTTTCCTTCTAAGTtgttgaaaaacatgaaaatcttTTTTATATGGAATCAATTTAGAGGCACtgttaagtttttattttaaagatttaATGTTTTCACACGTGTATAAGACTTATTTAAACGGAACAAGATTTATCTAAACGGAACATTCATGAAATAATAGAGAAATGCTTGAACAGTAGGTAATAGAAGATTTTCCATTCATTTCTTTGTATTTTACTATTCTGCCCTTTTATATCTTCtgtattttgtttgttttggttGTTATCTTTGCACCAATCTATATTGAATACgtgttttcctaattttctaTATAATAATGAATTCTCTGCCTCTATAAACACACAGAGAGGATTATTATCAACATCCAAATATTACTTTATGGTATCAAAGCTACAGTTctcccttttttattttctatgcaATGACATCATCTTCCACGCTACCTTCAACGTCCTCTTCAATAGTTTCATAAAAAAACATCCTCACGGTTTCGTCAACAACATCCTCCATCATTTTACCAATTACATCATAGCAGTCTACATCATCTCTGCCACAAAATTCACCAATCATACAGCTTACTACCAGTCAAAATCAAACCCCGTCTCTAACTCCACCCATTGCACAAACTCATCCTCCCCAACTTCATCCCCGTCTCCAAATAAACCATAATTTTCCTATTAATCCAAGTCTTCATCCCTTTCAACCTACCAACGGCTTATACCCTTATCCGTCAACTCAATTGTTAAATATCTTGCTCCACCACCGCAAAACCCTAGTCTATTCCCCTCTCCTTCTCAACCACTGTCTATCAAACTCACCGATTCGAATTACCTCTTTTGAAAAAACCAGCTTCTTAATTTTATCATCACTTATGATGTTCAAGGATTTATTGATGGCTCCATTCCAATGCCACCTCAGTATTTTGATCAGCTCTGTATTCAGGTGAATCCTCACTTTACGTTTTAGCAATGGTTTGGTTGCACAATCATGAGTTGGTTGTACTCCCTCCCTGAGTAAAGATAAGCTTGCTGAAATCGTTGGTTGCTTAACTGCTTTCGAAATCTGGGATACTCTTAAACGAGTCTATGAATCAACTTCTATAGCCTAGATCATGGGTCTCCGTTCTCAACTTCAATGAGTGAAAAAGGATGGACTCTCTATTTCTCAATACCTTACACAGATTAAGGATATTGCTGACCGGTTTGCCGCGTTTAGTGAGCCTCTTTTTTATCGTGATCATCTCGGATATATATTGGAAGGATTAGGTCTTGAGTATAATGCTTTTGTCACAAACATTTATAATAGGATTGATCACCCGCCCCTAGTTGATGTTAGGGATCTCTTATTGGCTTATGATGCTCGGTTGGAAAAACAAACGTCTGTGATCAGCTCAATATGGTTCAAGCTAACCTCACAAATTTTTTCCTCTCTCCAACTAAAAGACCCTTCAATCAACATCCTCCTTCTCTAGGTAAGCCTCCTTCAGGTAACTTTGCTTCTCCTGGTTCCTCTCCCCATTTTGCTAATAATATGCCCCCCTTTCCACGCCAATCTTTTGTTTACTCTGGTCCTGCTCATGGGCCATTTTCTCATCCAAATCGACCTCCATGCTCAACTCGTCCTCAATGCCAAATTTGTGGCAAGTTAGGCTACACACTTTATCTATGTTATAATAAGAATAACCTTGCATACCAACCTCCCTCCAAATCTCAACCCCAAGCTCTCTTTAACTCGTTTCAGCCACTCCACCTTCATCCCCTGTTTCTCAGCAATCTTACTCATTTGACTAttaggttttatgccctaaaacgtgtaaatagtaaatgttattagtTGACCATCATCAaaaaagagttatagatgttaattcaataaattttattgtttgtattgttgtcttttttatcttaataaccctaaatctaataacCTAACTtccaaggttgtcttatgagtcttgaactgtatgtggagacatacagggatcaatgtttaagacacaacctaaagggtctatagtatagggataaggttgggtaccttatcctgataacactatggatacgacctactttgtttTTAATACAAACTAATGATCCAACGCATTTGTGTAGGtcacatgcgagtgggggtatcctatgcaatgatttttcataagattggaccgcaaaatagtaaccactaaatGTAACACCGTGACTAGTctggtttctatttcaataggatgacctaggcagcTTAGTCTTAattctgagtatattatgaactcctatttacgagggattgtcctttgatttgcatgagtgagggTGACCAGTTCGCCGACCCAATATGTCTACGATTTTGTAGACAAGAGCgagtggggagctaggaacataataatataatataaaattcacttcttccctcctcgagggtaagtagatgagtgttcccttaagtgatgtctctgggacttgaacaaagggtcctaccctctcattggcctgaatgggatctttgtttattgattggaccataaacaagctgttcattagagaagcacaggtacttaaggagctagaggtaaccaagggtaaaacggtaatttgacccagttggagttacgaacacttaTGAAGAACTAACTTACTAGTAATTaatctatatccatggacacagaaatatatctgtagtgagaaaagtgcagttgtgggtctttagtggaatatacctacaattaacgaatattgattaacttgattaatgagtttaaccaattaatctcatatcgttggagcttctgatctacatgtccacaaggtcccctcgttagcgcactagaggatacttaagaaggataatttgaattgttcaaattaatttgagaaaactataTATGAATgggattaatatataattaattatggaattatggatatgatctataattaaattgaagagcgatatttgaataagattcaaattaattaattcaaatgaattagattcacaaagaattaattaatagaaaggCTTTGCACATATATATATGggatatatatgataattaaatatgtacattaaattgggtttaatgtataagtgattatttaattattgtgcaaattaaaactaaataagtgttatttaattaaatggactaactaattaaataaatgttatttaattaattacaaaaaaggaaaatatattaggAAGGGGCTTGGcctttctctatataaagacctcctcATGACCCTTTGGGAATGTACTGAATACACAATTCTCATTGCAAAGAAACTTTGATAATCCATAATTCGTTAGTGTTATCgtgcagaattttctctaagcaTAAATCCTCTAAATTCTCAAAAAAACTTATTCTCCTCTTCCTCTCCCAATAGtcggataccacctatccctct comes from Benincasa hispida cultivar B227 chromosome 2, ASM972705v1, whole genome shotgun sequence and encodes:
- the LOC120070552 gene encoding IQ domain-containing protein IQM2-like isoform X1, translated to MGAFFSCPLAKYIDAKNGVESDSITVKFINFGDDEVKALERSCSSNSGDLKPTIIKSLEKMSSMETTDIPLREEELDVLANSPKSKDMVNQSPTPQSHDGIRTMTDLVPTNLEDTAAIELQKVYKSFRTRRRLADCAVLAEKSWWKLLNFADLRRSSISFFDIEKQKTAISRWSRARTRAARVGKGLSKNDKAQMLALQHWLEAIDPRHRYGQNLQFYYDKWLHSQSEQPFFYWLDIGEGKGVDLVEECPRVKLQQQCIKYLGPLERTAYEVVVEDGKFIYKQSGELLHTMRVDKHEKWIFVLSTSKALYVGKKMKGKFHHSSFLAGGATLAAGRLALENGILQAVWPHSGHYRPTEENFHEFISFLAENNVDLTHVKMSPHDEEENELQMQKGNLHVRKDSSEEDGIQQLSGDSDDAVPEIVAAETIGGKSDFSEQETPSTIKTFKPSGSMDLSIKLTNLHTAENLEMRSVISASELDTEAREKNVLEEENRSCEVEIIPDESILKRINSHKETKSYQLGRQLSCKWTTGAGPRIGCVRDYPVELQHRALEKVSL
- the LOC120070552 gene encoding IQ domain-containing protein IQM2-like isoform X2; the protein is MGAFFSCPLAKYIDAKNGVESDSITVKFINFGDDEVKALERSCSSNSGDLKPTIIKSLEKMSSMETTDIPLREEELDVLANSPKSKDMVNQSPTPQSHDGIRTMTDLVPTNLEDTAAIELQKVYKSFRTRRRLADCAVLAEKSWWKLLNFADLRRSSISFFDIEKQKTAISRWSRARTRAARIDPRHRYGQNLQFYYDKWLHSQSEQPFFYWLDIGEGKGVDLVEECPRVKLQQQCIKYLGPLERTAYEVVVEDGKFIYKQSGELLHTMRVDKHEKWIFVLSTSKALYVGKKMKGKFHHSSFLAGGATLAAGRLALENGILQAVWPHSGHYRPTEENFHEFISFLAENNVDLTHVKMSPHDEEENELQMQKGNLHVRKDSSEEDGIQQLSGDSDDAVPEIVAAETIGGKSDFSEQETPSTIKTFKPSGSMDLSIKLTNLHTAENLEMRSVISASELDTEAREKNVLEEENRSCEVEIIPDESILKRINSHKETKSYQLGRQLSCKWTTGAGPRIGCVRDYPVELQHRALEKVSL